GTTGATCACGCCCGCCTTGGACGAGGCGTACGGCGCACGGCCCGCCAGCGCGACCACGCCCATGATGGATCCCAGATTGATGATGCGACCCCACCCGCGCTTCGCCATGCCGGGGCCCACCGCCCGGGCGCAGAGGAAGGGACCCTTCAGGTTCGTGTCGATGACGAGGTCCCAGTCGGCCTCGGTGAGCTGCTCGACGGGACCGCGCACGTTCGTGCCGGCGTTGCTGACCAAGATATCCACGGGACCAAAGTCCGCCTCGATCGCTCCCACCAGCCGCTCGACGTCAGCGCCGACGGTCACGTCCGCCGTGAATGCGGCCGTTCGCCGGCCCGTGGCCTCGGCGATCTGCGATGCGGCGGTCTCACAGGCCTCGAGCGAACGGCTTGCCAAGGCGACGTCGGCACCAGCCTCGGCGAGAGCCGTGGCAATCTCATGGCCGATGCCGCGCGCGCCACCCGTCACGAGCGCGCGACGGCCATCGAGCCGAAATCTGTCGAGACTCTTCGTGTGTGTCATCGATTTACTCATGCTTCATCCTTCACCCGTCGTCAAATGGCGCACCCAGGCGCCTGCACCTGCACCCCGGACGGCGCGCGGCACCATTGTTGTCGATGGTGTGGTTCCTGTCGACCCGTCGGTGCCGACAGCGTTACACTGGTGACGCGCTCATTACAGCCTCGCGAACGTATGGAGACCATTCGAGCCATCGTCGTGGACGACGAGAGACCGGCGCGGCGCCGCGTGTTGGACCTCCTCGGGTGCAGCGAGGAGGTCGAGGTCGTGGGGGAGTGCCGGGACGGCTGGGAGGCCGTCGAGCTGATTCGCGCCTGCACACCGCAGTTGATGTTCCTCGATATTCAGATGCCGAATCTGAATGGCTTCGGTGTGGTCGAATCGGTCGAGCCGCAGCTGCTGCCGGCCATCGTCTTCATCACAGCGTATGACACGTACGCGATCCAGGCGTTCGAGGCGCACGCGCTGGACTATCTGGTCAAGCCGTTCGGCGACGAGCGTTTCGAGACAGCGCTTCGACGGGTCTGTCGGCTCATTCGGTCGCAGACGGGACGCCAAGCGGATCCGAGAATTGTGAGCCTGGTGGCGGAGCGCGGTGGCGCGAGCGCCGAGCCCGGTTACCTCACGCGGCTGGTTCTCAAGGTGAACGGGCGCATCACCTTCCTTGACGTGGACGATGTCGACTGGATCGAAGCGTGCGGCGTCTATGTCCATCTCCACGTGGGGCAGCGGACGCACTTGTACCGATCCAGTGTCGCTCAGCTCCTACAGCGGCTCGACCCCTCTCGCTTCGTGCGCGTCCATCGCTCGTCGGTCGTCAACACCAGCCGCATCAGATCGCTCCAACCGCGCAGCCATGGTGATTACCAACGTGATGCTGCGGAACGGCACCGAGCTCGTCATGAGCCGCTGCTATCGCCCACAGCTCGAAAGCTGGCTGCGGCAGCCACTGTAAGGGCCAAGGGGGCAAGGGATCAAGGAATCAAGGGATTCGATGGGGCCACACGCTCAGCGTGGTCAACGTCACACCCTTCATCCCTAGACCCCTAGATCCCTCGATCCCTCGATCCCTCGATCCCTCGATCCCTTTCCCGTCGATACGCGCGAGCAAGCAGCGATACGGGATGGATCGCCGCCATGCCGGAGCCGGCCTGCTGCAGACCGCGCTCGATCTGCAAATGGCAACCGGGATTCGCTGTCGCGACCAGGTCGGCGCCGGTGGCGAGCACGTTGCGAATCTTTCGCGCCAGGGAGGCGTCGGACTGCGCAGGTTGCGTGATCGTGTACACGCCGGCGCTGCCGCAACACCAGGTCGATTCGTGGAGCTCGACGAGCGAGACACCCGGTAGCAATCGGCAGACCTCTCGGGGCTGCTGCGTGATCTTCTGACCGTGCGCCAGATGGCAAGGGTCGTGATACGTAACCTGCACCGCTTCGTCGAAGGGCGATGCGCCAGGGCGCCGGCAATCGCTCTCGACCAGCCACTCGTGGATGTCACGCACCTTGTCGGCCCAGACACGGGCCACCTGCGCGTACCGCGCATCCTCCGCGAGCAGCGACCCGTAGCGTCGCAAATGGGCACCGCAGCCGGCCGAGTTCGTGATGATGGCGTCGTAACGTTCCGCCGGTAGCTGGTCGATCATCCTCCGCGCGAGGGCGCGTGCCCTCTCCAGCTCGCCGTTGTGCGCGTGCAAGGAACCGCAGCAGGGCTGCGTCGGTGGCGTGTGCACGGCGCATGCGTTCGCCAGAAGCACGTCCGCTG
The sequence above is a segment of the Luteitalea sp. genome. Coding sequences within it:
- a CDS encoding SDR family oxidoreductase — protein: MTHTKSLDRFRLDGRRALVTGGARGIGHEIATALAEAGADVALASRSLEACETAASQIAEATGRRTAAFTADVTVGADVERLVGAIEADFGPVDILVSNAGTNVRGPVEQLTEADWDLVIDTNLKGPFLCARAVGPGMAKRGWGRIINLGSIMGVVALAGRAPYASSKAGVINLTRVLALEWAGSGVTVNALCPGVFATDMNRQLMDDPAKYQEFVRRVPLGRWGELHELAGAALFLASEASSYVTGSALFVDGGWTAW
- a CDS encoding response regulator, which gives rise to MADAARATRHERATAIEPKSVETLRVCHRFTHASSFTRRQMAHPGACTCTPDGARHHCCRWCGSCRPVGADSVTLVTRSLQPRERMETIRAIVVDDERPARRRVLDLLGCSEEVEVVGECRDGWEAVELIRACTPQLMFLDIQMPNLNGFGVVESVEPQLLPAIVFITAYDTYAIQAFEAHALDYLVKPFGDERFETALRRVCRLIRSQTGRQADPRIVSLVAERGGASAEPGYLTRLVLKVNGRITFLDVDDVDWIEACGVYVHLHVGQRTHLYRSSVAQLLQRLDPSRFVRVHRSSVVNTSRIRSLQPRSHGDYQRDAAERHRARHEPLLSPTARKLAAAATVRAKGARDQGIKGFDGATRSAWSTSHPSSLDP
- a CDS encoding 4Fe-4S dicluster domain-containing protein; the protein is MHCGMCLPTCPTYDATKRERHSPRGRIALMRAVADGELDIGPEFAAEMSYCLGCLACETACPAGVQYADLLEHARHAIERNGINTGAARRCWRAVTLGLLFVHPRLLRAAGLLLRWYQRSGMQAWLRRVGLTALLPKGLRELEPLTPPVAPAFSNRLIRSEEAPRHGAARHTVALLTGCVQDMLFPDINRDTADVLLANACAVHTPPTQPCCGSLHAHNGELERARALARRMIDQLPAERYDAIITNSAGCGAHLRRYGSLLAEDARYAQVARVWADKVRDIHEWLVESDCRRPGASPFDEAVQVTYHDPCHLAHGQKITQQPREVCRLLPGVSLVELHESTWCCGSAGVYTITQPAQSDASLARKIRNVLATGADLVATANPGCHLQIERGLQQAGSGMAAIHPVSLLARAYRRERDRGIEGSRDRGI